The genomic interval TCAGGTTCCGTAACGAGCTTCACCATCGGTTTGACACGAGGTGTAATCAGAATGAGCCGCTCAAGACGTTCGACCTGCGTCTGTGTATCCCGGAACAAAGCGCCCACATAAGGGAGATGTCCGAGCACGTGCACCTGCGAAGATGCTGTCTGGCTGCGCTCATATTCGTAGCCGCCAAGGAGCAGGCTCTCTCCGTCCGCGACCACCGCCTGCGTCACAATGGAATGGTTGTTGACCTTCGGAATGCCATCGACGGAGAGCGACGAATCGAATGCGCCATCGTCGATTTGCACGCTCAACAAAATGTTCCTCGCGCTATCCGACCCGGATTCCACTGTAGGTGTGACCTTCAACGTCAGCCCGGTGTCGACGTTGTAAAGGTCGACGTCCTGATTGCCCGCGACTCGAACGTACAGAGAATTGCGCGAGGACAGAATTGCTTCCGAGTTATTCAACGTCAACACTTGCGGTCGGGACAGAATCCGCGCCTTTCCGCTTTGTTCGAGAAGGTGAATCTTCGCGAACAGGTAGTTGGCGGAACTCCCTATCATGGTTGCCAGGTTCAGACCGGCGAGCGCCGGGATGAGCGACGAAGCCAACACCGTAGGCGAAGAGTTCATTACGGCATAGCCACCCGCCCCGCCTCTCGTTGCACCACCCCAATGTATGCCCAGGTCGCTTGCGGCATCGCTTGTTATATCGATGACGACCGCCGTGATCTCGACGAGATCCTGCTGCTTGTCCAGCATCGCGATAGTGCGCGCATAGCTCGGCATCATCGACGGCACGTCATAGATCACCACCGAATTCGTGCGCGCGTCGGCAACGATGTTGCGCTGGATTGGCGCCGCTGCGGGGCGCATGACTTCAGCGACCGGCAAAAGCGGATCGAGCTCGGGCTCCTGTTGCAACCCGGCCAGGCCCAAGCCTCGCAGGCTCGGCAGCGGAGGCGGCCCGCCGCGCTCGGCGCGTGCCTGGTTGCGTGACCTTGTCGCATTCTCCCGGTCAGGCACGCTAACTGGAACGTCGGCCATGAGCTTGCGCAGCAGTGAGGCCACGCCGGGCACGACCTGACGCTGGTTGCCGGACGTGTACGTGATGTCCTGCGCCTGCGCATATTGAAGGGGGAAAACCCGGATCACCGTCTCGTCGACGGAAGGCGTGATGGTCGTCTGCCGCTGTGCCTCTGCAACGGCACTGGAAACCGCATCGACAAATCCCGACGGACCGGATACGACGGCTGTCGTATCCGAGTACCGAACCGGCAAACGGCTGTCGGCGAGACCGAGGCTGGACAGCAAACCGGCTACCTCCTCGCGTGTCATCGGAGCAAAGGGGATTGTCCGGCTTCGGATATCGGAGGCGGGCGATACATGGATGACATTGCCGTCGAAGTACCAGGCAAGTCCATAGGCTTCGACCAGCTTCGCGAACACGCGCGACGGCGGATCATCGAACGCCCCGTTGACGGGGCCTTTCACACCGCGTGCGATTTCGACCTGAAGTCCCGCGGCGCTGACCACCGCTTTCAACACATCTGGTAGCGGTGTGTTACGCGCAAAGTAATGCAACGCCTGTGTGCCCCACACCGGTTCCGCAGTGCTGCCCATCGACGCATACAGGATGATTCCTACAGCGAATGCGGAACGTATCCCTATTACTGCGGGATATCGCCTTGCGTATCGTCCTTCCCCTTTCGCGCTTATGACACGCCGCGTCAAGAACATCTGAATACCTCTCTTTGCCTATTGAGTGCGAATGAATAGGAATTTATCCATTTCTGTTTTTCAGAGGTCATACGGATGTACCACCGGCGCACCTCCAAGTCGGCGAGCATTGGAATTGTTATGTTCCATGTGGAGAAGATCGCAGGACTAACGGTCCCCAATATATGGGTATGCGCATTTGTAAAAAAATGATGTTCCATCTCATAAATAAAGCGGAAGAGATTCTGATAGTCATATGGCAAACAAAGCGTATTGCAATTTCAGCGCCGACCTCCTGAAGCCAAGACAGAGGTCTATTCGGGTCAACGGTCTGGCAACGTGCTTACGGTTGGAAGAAATTTACTGGTCGATTATCGAGGAGCTGGCGCGACGCGAATCGTTGAGCGTCGGAAAGTTGATTTCGCGATGGGCGATGGAAATGGATCTTGCGTGCGAGTCCGTGTGGAATTTTACCGGCTACATACGCGTGATATGCGTTATGCAATTGATGAATCACAGTAATCCATCTCATCCCATGGATTTTGCTCTGGTGCCCGGTTCGTCTAAAGGACGTGGAGGCCAGTAGCGCATGACTGACGGTCGTCGCGAGTACTTTTATGTAACCATCGGGAGGATTCAATGTAAAAATTATTCACATCTTGCAGAATCAAAATCACTCACGTGATAAATCAAAAATCTTACCCTTTTGCGGAAGGGTTTTATCTTAAGGAAGCAAACATGTCATACGATGTCACTCAAACAACTGCCGCGCAATCCTCGACCATCGGCGCGTTCAATCATTCTGCCAATGCGTCCGCTGCCACGTCCCCCGGCCAGAATCAGGCTCAAGTCGTATCGCCGGATAACGCGGACCAAAGTGGCGCGGGCGGGCAATCAGGAGGCGCTGGTTCCGGCGGAGATCTGCTCAAGGATCTGATGCAGTTGCTCAAAGACGTGATGAGCCTCGCATCGGGTGCTATGGGTGGCATGATGGGCGGTTAATACCGGTTCCCATTGTTTAAGACGGCCGGCCGCAGCGATGGTACGGGACGGGACATCCGCTCTTGCCCGAGCTGCGACGGCCGACAGACGCAGCGCTTGAAGTCATAAGCGCTTCCCCACCCTCACATCACCCGCGGAAACCTCAGCACGAAGCGCGTCCCGCGCGCATCGCTCTC from Paraburkholderia phytofirmans PsJN carries:
- the sctC gene encoding type III secretion system outer membrane ring subunit SctC, encoding MGSTAEPVWGTQALHYFARNTPLPDVLKAVVSAAGLQVEIARGVKGPVNGAFDDPPSRVFAKLVEAYGLAWYFDGNVIHVSPASDIRSRTIPFAPMTREEVAGLLSSLGLADSRLPVRYSDTTAVVSGPSGFVDAVSSAVAEAQRQTTITPSVDETVIRVFPLQYAQAQDITYTSGNQRQVVPGVASLLRKLMADVPVSVPDRENATRSRNQARAERGGPPPLPSLRGLGLAGLQQEPELDPLLPVAEVMRPAAAPIQRNIVADARTNSVVIYDVPSMMPSYARTIAMLDKQQDLVEITAVVIDITSDAASDLGIHWGGATRGGAGGYAVMNSSPTVLASSLIPALAGLNLATMIGSSANYLFAKIHLLEQSGKARILSRPQVLTLNNSEAILSSRNSLYVRVAGNQDVDLYNVDTGLTLKVTPTVESGSDSARNILLSVQIDDGAFDSSLSVDGIPKVNNHSIVTQAVVADGESLLLGGYEYERSQTASSQVHVLGHLPYVGALFRDTQTQVERLERLILITPRVKPMVKLVTEPDGANGVSTSSLEHPAPSFPSSAGIARAAVRQRPEDMSVWNGVTPPLPPGLPPGPSAPTGQIR
- a CDS encoding ribbon-helix-helix domain-containing protein, with the protein product MANKAYCNFSADLLKPRQRSIRVNGLATCLRLEEIYWSIIEELARRESLSVGKLISRWAMEMDLACESVWNFTGYIRVICVMQLMNHSNPSHPMDFALVPGSSKGRGGQ